A section of the Streptomyces sp. NBC_01591 genome encodes:
- a CDS encoding inorganic phosphate transporter, with protein MDTFALIVTIGVALGFTYTNGFHDSANAIATSVSTRALTPRAALAMAAVMNLAGAFLGSGVAKTVSEGLIATPEGSKGMGILFAALVGAIIWNLVTWYFGLPSSSSHALFGGMVGAALAGGTMVHWDGVLDKVVIPMFVSPVIGLVVGYLVMVAIMWMFRKSNPHKAKRGFRIAQTVSAAGMALGHGLQDAQKTMGIVVMALVIADVESPSDPIPVWVKLVCALMLSLGTYAGGWRIMRTLGRKIIELDPPQGFAAETTGASIMFGSAFLFHAPISTTHVITSAIMGVGATKRVNAVRWGVAKNIILGWFITMPAAGLVAAASYGVVVLLFG; from the coding sequence GTGGACACCTTTGCGCTGATCGTGACCATCGGTGTCGCGCTCGGCTTCACGTATACGAACGGCTTCCACGACTCGGCGAACGCCATCGCCACATCCGTCTCCACCCGTGCGCTCACCCCCCGCGCGGCGCTGGCGATGGCCGCGGTGATGAACCTGGCCGGTGCGTTCCTCGGTAGCGGTGTCGCCAAGACCGTCAGCGAGGGTCTGATCGCGACGCCCGAAGGCAGCAAGGGGATGGGAATCCTCTTCGCCGCGCTCGTCGGCGCGATCATCTGGAACCTCGTCACCTGGTACTTCGGGCTGCCGTCCTCGTCCTCGCACGCCCTGTTCGGCGGCATGGTCGGCGCGGCGCTCGCCGGCGGGACGATGGTGCACTGGGACGGGGTGCTCGACAAGGTCGTCATCCCGATGTTCGTCTCCCCGGTCATCGGTCTGGTCGTCGGCTATCTGGTGATGGTCGCGATCATGTGGATGTTCCGGAAGTCCAACCCGCACAAGGCCAAGCGCGGCTTCCGGATCGCACAGACGGTCTCGGCAGCGGGCATGGCGCTCGGCCACGGTCTCCAGGACGCGCAGAAGACCATGGGCATCGTGGTGATGGCCCTGGTCATCGCCGACGTCGAGAGCCCGAGCGACCCGATCCCGGTCTGGGTGAAGCTGGTCTGCGCGCTGATGCTCTCGCTGGGTACGTACGCGGGTGGCTGGCGCATCATGCGGACGCTCGGCCGGAAGATCATCGAGCTGGACCCGCCGCAGGGGTTCGCGGCGGAGACGACGGGCGCGTCGATCATGTTCGGCTCGGCGTTCCTGTTCCACGCGCCGATCTCCACGACGCATGTGATCACCTCCGCGATCATGGGTGTGGGCGCCACGAAGCGGGTGAACGCCGTGCGGTGGGGTGTCGCCAAGAACATCATCCTGGGCTGGTTCATCACCATGCCGGCCGCGGGGCTGGTCGCCGCCGCGAGCTACGGGGTCGTGGTTCTGCTCTTCGGCTGA
- a CDS encoding RNA degradosome polyphosphate kinase yields MSQQPSSEVPVQSTVQPSVGSLAAHRPHAVATAASNGALSTAADLDPDIDADVDAYEPDVDGDELPQGRFLDRERSWLAFNERVLELAEDPATPLLERANFLAIFASNLDEFFMVRVAGLKRRIATGVATRSASGLQPREVLDLIWTRSRELMARHAACYQQDVAPALSDEGIQLIRWPELTEKEQARLFTFFRQRVFPVLTPLAVDPAHPFPYISGLSLNLAVVVRNPVSGHRHFARVKVPPLLTRFLEASPQRYVPIEDIIAAHLEELFPGMEVLAHHMFRVTRNEDLEVEEDDAENLLKALEKELMRRRFGPPVRLEVEESIDPYVLDLLVRELKVSDAEVYPLPGPLDLTGLFGIASLDRPELKYPKFIAGTHRDLAEVESASAPDIFAALRERDVLLHHPYDSFSTSVQAFLEQAAADPDVLAIKQTLYRTSGESPIVEALIDAAESGKQVLVLVEIKARFDEQANIKWARKLEESGCHVVYGLVGLKTHCKLSLVVRQENDTLRRYSHVGTGNYHPKTARLYEDLGLLTADPQVGADLSDLFNRLSGYSRRETYRRLLVAPKSLRDGLIARINKEITHQRAGRTAYVRIKANSMVDEAIIDACYRAATAGVPVDIWVRGICAIRPGVAGLSENIRVRSILGRFLEHSRVFAFGNGGEPEVWFGSADMMHRNLDRRIEALVRVTDPAHRAALGRLLETGMADTTSSWHLGPDGNWTRHATDADGQPLRHVQEMLIDARRRRRATP; encoded by the coding sequence ATGAGCCAGCAGCCCAGCTCCGAGGTACCGGTCCAGTCCACCGTGCAGCCGTCGGTCGGCTCACTCGCCGCGCACCGGCCGCACGCCGTCGCCACCGCCGCGTCCAACGGCGCGCTGTCGACCGCCGCCGACCTGGATCCCGATATCGACGCCGACGTCGACGCGTACGAACCCGACGTCGACGGCGACGAACTGCCCCAGGGCCGCTTCCTGGACCGCGAGCGCAGTTGGCTCGCGTTCAACGAACGTGTGCTCGAACTGGCCGAGGACCCCGCGACCCCCCTCCTCGAACGGGCTAATTTCCTCGCCATCTTCGCCTCGAACCTGGATGAGTTCTTCATGGTCCGGGTGGCCGGGCTGAAGCGCCGTATCGCCACCGGCGTCGCCACCCGTTCCGCCTCCGGACTCCAGCCCCGCGAGGTCCTGGACCTGATCTGGACCCGCTCGCGCGAACTCATGGCCCGGCACGCCGCCTGCTACCAGCAGGACGTCGCCCCCGCACTGTCCGACGAGGGCATCCAGCTGATCCGCTGGCCCGAGCTGACCGAGAAGGAGCAGGCCCGCCTGTTCACCTTCTTCCGGCAGCGGGTCTTCCCCGTGCTGACCCCCCTCGCCGTCGACCCGGCGCACCCCTTCCCGTACATCTCGGGGCTCTCGCTCAACCTCGCCGTCGTCGTACGCAACCCGGTCAGCGGCCACCGCCACTTCGCCCGGGTCAAGGTGCCGCCACTGCTGACCCGCTTCCTGGAGGCGTCGCCGCAGCGGTACGTGCCCATAGAGGACATCATCGCCGCCCACCTCGAAGAGCTCTTCCCGGGCATGGAGGTCCTCGCCCACCACATGTTCCGGGTCACCAGGAACGAGGACCTGGAGGTCGAGGAGGACGACGCCGAGAACCTCCTCAAGGCCCTGGAGAAGGAGCTCATGCGGCGCCGCTTCGGCCCGCCGGTCCGCCTGGAGGTCGAGGAGTCCATCGACCCGTACGTGCTCGACCTGCTGGTGCGCGAGCTGAAGGTGTCCGACGCCGAGGTCTACCCGCTGCCCGGACCGCTCGACCTCACCGGGCTCTTCGGCATTGCCTCCCTCGACCGGCCCGAGCTGAAGTACCCCAAGTTCATCGCCGGCACCCACCGCGACCTCGCCGAGGTCGAATCCGCCTCCGCGCCCGACATCTTCGCCGCGCTGCGGGAACGCGACGTGCTCCTGCACCACCCGTACGACTCGTTCTCCACCTCCGTACAGGCGTTCCTGGAGCAGGCCGCCGCCGACCCCGACGTCCTCGCCATCAAGCAGACCCTGTACCGGACCTCGGGCGAATCCCCGATAGTGGAAGCCCTGATCGACGCCGCCGAGTCCGGCAAGCAGGTCCTCGTACTCGTGGAGATCAAGGCCCGCTTCGACGAGCAGGCCAACATCAAGTGGGCCCGGAAGCTGGAGGAGTCGGGCTGCCACGTCGTCTACGGTCTCGTCGGCCTCAAGACCCACTGCAAGCTCTCGCTCGTCGTCCGGCAGGAAAACGACACCCTGCGCCGCTACTCCCACGTCGGCACCGGCAACTACCACCCCAAGACCGCCAGGCTATACGAGGACCTCGGCCTGCTGACCGCGGACCCGCAGGTCGGCGCGGACCTCTCCGACCTCTTCAACCGGCTCTCCGGCTACTCCCGCCGCGAGACCTACCGCCGTCTCCTGGTCGCCCCGAAATCCCTGCGGGACGGGCTGATCGCCCGGATCAACAAGGAGATCACGCACCAGCGGGCCGGGCGGACCGCCTACGTCCGCATCAAGGCCAACTCGATGGTCGACGAGGCGATCATCGACGCCTGCTACCGGGCCGCGACGGCCGGCGTGCCGGTGGACATCTGGGTACGCGGCATCTGCGCGATCCGCCCCGGTGTCGCCGGCCTCTCCGAGAACATCCGGGTCCGCTCGATACTGGGCCGCTTCCTCGAACACTCCCGGGTCTTCGCCTTCGGCAACGGCGGCGAGCCCGAAGTGTGGTTCGGCAGCGCCGACATGATGCACCGCAACCTCGACCGCCGGATCGAAGCACTGGTCCGGGTCACCGATCCCGCCCACCGCGCCGCGCTCGGCCGTCTCCTGGAGACCGGCATGGCCGACACCACCTCCTCCTGGCACCTCGGTCCCGACGGGAACTGGACCCGGCACGCCACGGACGCGGACGGCCAGCCGCTGCGGCACGTACAGGAAATGCTCATTGACGCCCGGAGGCGCCGGCGTGCGACGCCATGA
- the pstC gene encoding phosphate ABC transporter permease subunit PstC: protein MASTTPIETPPAPPVARKRAGTKSGRVGDKVFLGLSRGSGILLLVIMASIAVFLTYRASLAVSENEGNFFTTFDWNPAGDPPVFGIAVLLFGTIVSSIIAMAIAVPVAVGIALFISHYAPRKLAAPLAYVVDLLAAVPSIVYGIWGALVLVPYLEGLNLWLDQFFGWTYIFEKTEVGVARSLFTVGILLAIMILPIVTSVSREVFLQVPKMNEEAALALGATRWEVIRLSVLPFGRSGVISASMLGLGRALGETMAVATVLSPSFIISGHLLNAGGGTFAQNIAAKFDEANEFGRDALIASGLVLFVLTLLVNGAARLIIARRKEYSGANA, encoded by the coding sequence ATGGCTTCCACCACACCGATAGAAACGCCGCCGGCACCGCCGGTGGCGCGCAAGCGCGCCGGGACCAAGTCCGGGCGCGTGGGCGACAAGGTCTTCCTGGGCCTCTCCAGGGGCTCGGGCATTCTGCTGCTCGTGATCATGGCGTCGATCGCCGTGTTCCTGACCTATCGCGCCTCGCTCGCCGTGTCCGAGAACGAAGGCAACTTCTTCACCACCTTCGACTGGAACCCGGCCGGCGACCCGCCGGTCTTCGGTATCGCGGTCCTCCTCTTCGGCACGATCGTCAGCTCGATCATCGCGATGGCCATCGCCGTCCCGGTCGCTGTCGGTATCGCCCTGTTCATCTCGCACTACGCGCCGCGCAAGCTGGCCGCGCCCCTCGCGTACGTCGTCGATCTGCTCGCCGCTGTGCCGAGCATCGTGTACGGCATCTGGGGCGCCCTCGTCCTGGTCCCGTACCTGGAGGGCCTGAACCTCTGGCTCGACCAGTTCTTCGGCTGGACGTACATCTTCGAGAAGACCGAGGTCGGCGTCGCCCGCTCGCTCTTCACCGTCGGCATCCTGCTCGCGATCATGATCCTGCCGATCGTGACCAGCGTCAGCCGCGAGGTCTTCCTCCAGGTCCCGAAGATGAACGAGGAAGCCGCCCTCGCCCTGGGCGCCACCCGCTGGGAGGTCATCCGCCTCTCGGTGCTCCCCTTCGGCCGCTCCGGCGTGATCTCCGCCTCGATGCTGGGCCTGGGCCGTGCGCTCGGCGAGACGATGGCCGTCGCCACGGTCCTGTCGCCGAGCTTCATCATCTCCGGGCATCTGCTCAACGCGGGCGGCGGCACCTTCGCCCAGAACATCGCCGCGAAGTTCGACGAGGCCAACGAGTTCGGGCGCGACGCCCTGATCGCCTCGGGTCTCGTACTCTTCGTCCTCACCCTGCTGGTCAACGGCGCGGCCCGGCTGATCATCGCCCGCCGCAAGGAATACTCGGGGGCCAACGCATGA
- a CDS encoding NUDIX hydrolase, which produces MSGAVGARGGKRAVNGPVLAAGCVLWRRSERTAELEICLVHRPRYDDWSHPKGKLKRGEPALDAARREVLEETGHHCAPGTPLPTVRYLANGRPKEVAYWAAEATGGSFVPGTEVDRVSWLSPAAARARLTQDRDRDLLDALLATLPNT; this is translated from the coding sequence ATGAGCGGGGCGGTGGGCGCCCGCGGCGGCAAGCGCGCCGTGAACGGGCCGGTGCTCGCCGCGGGGTGCGTGCTCTGGCGCCGGTCGGAGCGCACCGCCGAGCTGGAGATCTGCCTGGTCCACCGGCCCCGCTACGACGACTGGTCACACCCCAAGGGCAAGCTGAAGCGCGGCGAGCCGGCGCTGGACGCCGCCCGGCGCGAGGTCCTGGAGGAGACCGGCCACCACTGCGCCCCCGGCACCCCGCTCCCCACGGTCCGCTATCTCGCGAACGGCCGGCCCAAGGAGGTCGCCTACTGGGCGGCCGAGGCGACCGGCGGCTCCTTCGTACCCGGCACCGAGGTCGACCGGGTGAGCTGGCTCTCCCCGGCGGCGGCCCGTGCCCGCCTCACCCAGGACCGCGACCGGGATCTGCTGGACGCCCTGCTCGCGACGCTGCCGAACACCTGA
- a CDS encoding GntR family transcriptional regulator translates to MAESAAVEYRIDRRSGVATYLQIVQQTKQALRLGLLEPGDRLPTAREVVEATAINPNTVLKAYRELEREGLVEARRGLGTFVTRTLGGAAAADDAPLRAELADWTRRARAAGLEKDDVSALFTAVLDRTFEGDQDG, encoded by the coding sequence ATGGCAGAGTCCGCAGCGGTCGAGTACCGCATCGACCGGCGCAGCGGCGTCGCCACGTACCTCCAGATCGTCCAGCAGACCAAGCAGGCGCTCCGCCTCGGCCTGCTGGAGCCCGGCGACCGACTGCCCACCGCGCGCGAGGTCGTCGAAGCCACCGCCATCAACCCGAACACCGTGCTCAAGGCCTACCGGGAGCTGGAGCGCGAGGGCCTCGTCGAGGCCCGGCGCGGGCTCGGCACCTTCGTCACCCGGACCCTCGGCGGCGCGGCGGCCGCCGATGACGCACCCCTGCGCGCCGAACTCGCCGACTGGACCCGCCGGGCCCGCGCGGCCGGGCTGGAGAAGGACGACGTGAGCGCGCTCTTCACCGCCGTACTGGACAGGACTTTCGAGGGGGATCAGGACGGATGA
- a CDS encoding ABC transporter ATP-binding protein, translated as MTGAAIEATGLGMKYRSRDRGWALRDCSFRLPAGRVCALVGPNGAGKSTLLALAAGFLRPSEGAVRVLGAAPGEARARVAFVAQDKPLYPQLTVAATLWAGAELNPETWDQDIAERIAGELPRDARVRDLSGGQRTRLALALALGKRPELLLLDEPMADLDPLARHQLMGALMAEAAEHSTTIVMSSHILTELEGACDYLLLVDGGRVRLGGETEDILAAHTLLTGPVRDTAPHTVVESRTAGRLQTALVRRQGAVDTTVWEATEPSLEELLLAHLRSPEAPALLTPSAEAGQEVAAV; from the coding sequence ATGACAGGCGCTGCGATCGAGGCCACCGGCCTCGGCATGAAGTACCGGAGCAGAGACAGGGGCTGGGCGCTGCGCGACTGCTCCTTCCGGCTGCCCGCCGGGCGGGTGTGCGCCCTCGTCGGGCCCAACGGCGCGGGCAAGTCCACCCTGCTCGCCCTCGCGGCCGGCTTCCTGCGGCCGTCGGAGGGGGCGGTACGGGTGCTGGGCGCGGCCCCGGGGGAGGCCCGTGCCCGGGTGGCCTTCGTGGCCCAGGACAAGCCGCTGTACCCGCAGTTGACGGTCGCCGCGACGCTCTGGGCGGGCGCCGAGCTGAACCCGGAGACCTGGGACCAGGACATCGCCGAACGCATCGCCGGGGAGCTCCCGCGCGACGCCAGGGTCCGTGACCTCTCCGGCGGCCAGCGCACCCGGCTCGCCCTGGCCCTCGCGCTGGGCAAGCGGCCCGAACTGCTCCTGCTGGACGAACCCATGGCCGACCTCGACCCGCTCGCCCGCCACCAGCTGATGGGCGCGCTGATGGCGGAGGCCGCCGAGCACTCCACCACCATCGTGATGTCCTCGCACATCCTCACCGAGCTGGAGGGCGCCTGCGACTACCTTCTGCTCGTCGACGGCGGCCGGGTCCGCCTCGGCGGCGAGACGGAGGACATCCTCGCCGCGCACACCCTGCTCACCGGTCCGGTACGGGACACCGCACCGCACACCGTCGTCGAGTCCCGCACCGCGGGACGTCTGCAGACCGCACTCGTACGGAGGCAAGGCGCCGTGGACACCACCGTCTGGGAGGCCACCGAGCCTTCGCTGGAGGAACTGCTACTGGCGCATCTGCGCTCGCCGGAAGCGCCCGCGCTGCTGACGCCCAGCGCGGAGGCCGGTCAGGAGGTGGCCGCCGTATGA
- the pstS gene encoding phosphate ABC transporter substrate-binding protein PstS produces MKLQRKNLLRATALGALAVSGALVLTACGSDDNSGGTTGGNGGKTSAASNIKCDDAKGQLPASGSSAQKNAMDLWAKNYMAGCSGVEINYKSSSSGEGIVAFNQGTVGFAGSDSALKPEEVADSKKICKGGQGINLPMVGGPVAIGFHLEGVDSLTLDAPTLAKIFDGKIKKWNDPAIAKLNTGAKLPDKPIQAFHRSEDSGTTQNLGKYLGAAAPSDWKYEAEKKWPAPGGQAASGSSGVAAQVKQVDGSIGYFELSYATSQSISTVDIDTGGATPVKATPENASKAIAAAKIKGTGKDLALELDYTTKAEGAYPIVLVTYEIVCDKGNKAETLPTVKSFLNYTAGDEGQKLLTEAGYAPIPTEINAKVRETIASLS; encoded by the coding sequence GTGAAGCTTCAGCGCAAGAACCTGCTTCGTGCCACCGCGCTCGGTGCCCTCGCCGTTTCCGGCGCCCTGGTCCTCACGGCGTGCGGTTCGGACGACAACAGCGGCGGCACGACCGGCGGCAACGGCGGGAAGACCAGCGCCGCGTCGAACATCAAGTGCGACGACGCCAAGGGCCAGCTGCCCGCCTCCGGGTCCAGCGCGCAGAAGAACGCCATGGACCTCTGGGCCAAGAACTACATGGCCGGCTGCTCCGGCGTCGAGATCAACTACAAGTCGTCCTCCTCCGGTGAGGGCATCGTCGCCTTCAACCAGGGCACGGTCGGCTTCGCCGGTTCCGACTCGGCGCTGAAGCCCGAAGAGGTCGCCGACTCGAAGAAGATCTGCAAGGGCGGCCAGGGCATCAACCTCCCGATGGTCGGCGGCCCGGTCGCCATCGGCTTCCACCTGGAGGGTGTCGACAGCCTCACGCTGGACGCCCCCACACTCGCCAAGATCTTCGACGGCAAGATCAAGAAGTGGAACGACCCGGCGATCGCCAAGCTCAACACCGGCGCGAAGCTCCCGGACAAGCCGATCCAGGCCTTCCACCGCTCCGAGGACTCCGGCACCACGCAGAACCTGGGCAAGTACCTGGGCGCGGCCGCCCCGAGCGACTGGAAGTACGAGGCCGAGAAGAAGTGGCCGGCCCCCGGTGGCCAGGCCGCGTCCGGCTCCTCCGGTGTCGCCGCCCAGGTGAAGCAGGTCGACGGCTCGATCGGCTACTTCGAGCTGAGCTACGCCACCTCACAGTCGATCTCCACCGTGGACATCGACACCGGTGGCGCCACCCCGGTCAAGGCCACCCCGGAGAACGCCTCCAAGGCCATCGCCGCCGCCAAGATCAAGGGCACCGGCAAGGACCTGGCGCTGGAGCTCGACTACACGACCAAGGCCGAGGGTGCCTACCCGATCGTCCTGGTGACGTACGAGATCGTCTGCGACAAGGGCAACAAGGCCGAGACCCTTCCCACGGTCAAGTCCTTCCTGAACTACACCGCCGGTGACGAGGGCCAGAAGCTCCTCACCGAGGCCGGCTACGCGCCGATCCCGACCGAGATCAACGCCAAGGTCCGCGAGACCATCGCCTCCCTCTCGTAA
- the pstB gene encoding phosphate ABC transporter ATP-binding protein PstB — translation MAKRIDVSGLSAYYGSHLAIEDISMTVEPRSVTAFIGPSGCGKSTFLRTLNRMHEVTPGGRVEGKVLLDDENLYGANVDPVTVRRTVGMVFQRPNPFPTMSIFDNVAAGLKLNGSYKKSQLPDIVEKSLRGANLWNEVKDRLNKPGSGLSGGQQQRLCIARAIAVEPDVLLMDEPCSALDPISTLAIEDLIGELKERFTIVIVTHNMQQAARVSDRTAFFNLAAVGKPGKLVEIDETERIFSNPSVQATEDYISGRFG, via the coding sequence ATGGCCAAGCGCATCGACGTCAGCGGCCTGTCCGCCTACTACGGCTCCCACCTCGCCATCGAGGACATCTCGATGACCGTGGAGCCCCGCTCCGTGACCGCCTTCATCGGCCCGTCCGGCTGCGGCAAGTCCACCTTCCTGCGCACCCTGAACCGCATGCACGAGGTCACCCCCGGTGGCCGCGTCGAGGGCAAGGTGCTGCTGGACGACGAGAACCTGTACGGGGCGAACGTCGACCCGGTCACCGTGCGCCGCACGGTCGGCATGGTCTTCCAGCGTCCGAACCCGTTCCCGACCATGTCGATCTTCGACAACGTCGCGGCCGGCCTCAAGCTGAACGGCTCGTACAAGAAGAGCCAGCTGCCCGACATCGTCGAGAAGTCCCTGCGCGGCGCCAACCTGTGGAACGAGGTCAAGGACCGGCTGAACAAGCCCGGCTCCGGCCTCTCCGGCGGTCAGCAGCAGCGCCTGTGCATCGCCCGCGCGATCGCGGTCGAGCCGGACGTGCTGCTGATGGACGAGCCGTGCTCCGCCCTGGACCCGATCTCCACCCTCGCCATCGAGGACCTGATCGGCGAGCTGAAGGAGCGGTTCACGATCGTCATCGTGACGCACAACATGCAGCAGGCGGCCCGCGTCTCGGACCGCACGGCGTTCTTCAACCTCGCGGCGGTCGGCAAGCCCGGCAAGCTCGTGGAGATCGACGAGACGGAACGCATCTTCTCCAACCCGTCCGTCCAGGCCACCGAGGACTACATCTCGGGACGCTTCGGATAG
- the pstA gene encoding phosphate ABC transporter permease PstA yields the protein MSQAANTGIQERPAPTAPARPTSLSSRALPRWAPIAFAVVALALGVGTGAVAGWQSRTQWGLFSALLFVVISYITTSVVENRRQAKDRLATSIVWVCFLLAVVPLASLLWTTISRGAERLDGYFLTHSMAGVLGSEPTGGVYHALIGTLEQVGIATLISAPIGMLTAVYLVEYGKGALAKAVTFFVDVMTGIPSIVAGLFILSIMLMTKTQPSGLMGALALTILMLPVVVRSTEEMLKLVPNELREASLALGIPKWRTILKVVLPTAIGGITTGVMLAIARIAGETAPIMLLVFGSQLINTNPFQGAQSSLPFYIWEQYKVGTDQSYDRAWAAALVLIAFVMILNLVARGIARWKAPKTGR from the coding sequence ATGAGCCAGGCAGCCAACACCGGCATACAGGAGCGCCCCGCCCCGACGGCGCCCGCCCGCCCGACCAGCCTGAGCAGCCGGGCACTCCCCCGCTGGGCCCCGATCGCCTTCGCGGTCGTCGCGCTCGCACTGGGCGTGGGCACCGGCGCGGTGGCGGGCTGGCAGAGCCGCACCCAGTGGGGGCTGTTCTCCGCCCTCCTCTTCGTCGTCATCTCGTACATCACGACCTCGGTCGTCGAGAACCGGCGCCAGGCCAAGGACCGGCTCGCCACCAGCATCGTCTGGGTCTGCTTCCTGCTGGCCGTCGTGCCGCTCGCCTCGCTGCTGTGGACGACGATCAGCCGGGGCGCGGAGCGCCTGGACGGGTACTTCCTGACCCACTCGATGGCCGGCGTGCTCGGCTCCGAGCCGACCGGCGGCGTCTATCACGCACTGATCGGAACGCTGGAGCAGGTCGGCATAGCCACCCTGATCTCCGCCCCGATCGGCATGCTGACCGCCGTCTACCTGGTGGAGTACGGCAAGGGCGCCCTGGCCAAGGCCGTGACCTTCTTCGTCGACGTCATGACGGGCATCCCGTCCATCGTCGCCGGTCTCTTCATCCTGTCGATCATGCTGATGACGAAGACCCAGCCGTCCGGTCTGATGGGTGCGCTCGCGCTCACGATCCTGATGCTCCCGGTCGTGGTCCGCTCCACCGAGGAGATGCTCAAGCTCGTCCCGAACGAGCTCCGCGAGGCATCGCTCGCCCTCGGCATCCCCAAGTGGCGCACCATCCTGAAGGTGGTCCTGCCGACCGCGATCGGCGGCATCACCACCGGTGTGATGCTCGCGATCGCCCGGATCGCCGGTGAGACCGCGCCGATCATGCTGCTGGTCTTCGGCAGCCAGCTGATCAACACCAACCCGTTCCAGGGCGCACAGTCCTCGCTCCCGTTCTACATCTGGGAGCAGTACAAGGTCGGCACCGACCAGTCGTACGACCGTGCCTGGGCCGCCGCGCTGGTCCTGATCGCCTTCGTCATGATCCTCAACCTGGTGGCCCGCGGCATCGCCCGCTGGAAGGCCCCGAAGACCGGCCGCTGA
- a CDS encoding CHAD domain-containing protein: MRRHDHQTTQADLTAGAVLAPYLQEQAAEFLRSLRLHRENSAPTDAGTHGTEEAAGALRRSSRRISGTLHTFRAALDAAWAEQLRTELAWLSGTLAREHAYATRLSRLLEALHALSGTSLPTARNGAGPDSAADKERAALGVGAARAGALLERQLTLARTRAHSAALQALGSSRFHAVADAVALLASEVPLAPAAAAPAEEMLYRPADRAEQQLLGAVAALPSAQAVEPYNEAQDAPWHRARLLLRLHRYAHEVVRGAPDPVLAAPGHALDLHRDASEAAAAAASAARTPRIAPATAYALGVLHADQRHEVEAARTVFRTSWPYTAAAVIAP, translated from the coding sequence GTGCGACGCCATGACCACCAGACGACGCAGGCGGACCTTACGGCAGGCGCGGTTCTCGCGCCCTACCTGCAGGAACAAGCCGCCGAATTCCTCCGCAGCCTGCGCCTGCACCGCGAGAACAGCGCCCCCACGGACGCCGGAACCCACGGAACCGAGGAGGCCGCCGGTGCGCTGCGCCGCTCCTCGCGCCGGATCAGCGGCACGCTGCACACCTTCCGGGCGGCGCTGGACGCCGCCTGGGCCGAGCAGCTCCGTACCGAACTGGCCTGGCTCTCGGGCACTCTGGCCAGGGAACACGCCTACGCGACCCGGCTGAGCCGGCTCCTCGAAGCGCTGCACGCCCTGTCCGGCACCTCGCTGCCCACCGCCCGCAACGGGGCCGGCCCCGACAGCGCCGCCGACAAGGAGCGCGCCGCCCTCGGCGTCGGCGCGGCCCGCGCCGGAGCACTCCTCGAACGGCAGCTGACCCTCGCCCGGACCCGCGCCCACTCCGCGGCGCTCCAGGCGCTCGGCTCCTCCCGCTTCCACGCGGTGGCCGACGCCGTCGCGCTGCTGGCCTCGGAGGTCCCGCTCGCCCCGGCGGCCGCGGCCCCGGCCGAGGAGATGCTGTACCGGCCCGCCGACCGGGCCGAACAGCAGCTGCTCGGCGCGGTGGCGGCGCTCCCGTCCGCCCAGGCGGTCGAGCCGTACAACGAGGCGCAGGACGCGCCCTGGCACCGGGCCCGGCTGCTGCTCCGGCTGCACCGGTACGCCCACGAGGTGGTACGGGGCGCCCCCGACCCGGTCCTGGCCGCGCCGGGGCACGCGCTCGATCTGCACCGGGACGCCTCGGAGGCGGCCGCGGCGGCGGCATCGGCGGCCCGCACGCCCCGTATCGCGCCCGCGACCGCGTACGCCCTGGGAGTGCTCCACGCCGACCAGCGCCATGAGGTGGAGGCGGCCCGCACCGTGTTCCGGACGAGCTGGCCGTACACCGCCGCGGCCGTGATCGCGCCATGA